In Anas platyrhynchos isolate ZD024472 breed Pekin duck chromosome 22, IASCAAS_PekinDuck_T2T, whole genome shotgun sequence, the following proteins share a genomic window:
- the GPR157 gene encoding G-protein coupled receptor 157, with protein MPRPLPPTELYAAERAVVLVSCLLSCLGSCLLLCTHALWPELRTRPRQLLLYLSLADLLSALSYFYGVLQDFDRTSWDCVLQGALSTFSNTSSFFWTMAIALYLYLTIVRGSPTGAGLLCCFHAVSWGVPLCITVAAVALKKIGYDASNVSVGWCWVNFDAEDRVLWMLLTGKVWEILAYVTLPVLYILIKKHINRAHAALSEYRPILSRTPLQPRTSIADKKLILIPVIFIILRIWSTVRFILTLCNSPAVQNSVLVVLHGIGNTFQGGANCIMFVLCTRVVRARLLSSLCCCHYDDSGWPSTRSSSTRQRPDPAGSEDVPDPERTKPLLSST; from the exons ATGCCCCGGCCGCTGCCCCCGACGGAGCTGTACGCGGCGGAGCGGGCGGTGGTGCTGGTCTCCTGCCTGCTGTCCTGCCTgggctcctgcctcctgctctgcaCCCATGCCCTGTGGCCGGAGCTTCGGACGCgtcccaggcagctcctgctctaCCTCTCCTTGGCCGACCTCCTCTCAGCCCTCTCCTACTTCTACGGGGTGCTGCAGGACTTCGACAGGACGTCGTGGGACTGCGTGCTGCAGGGCGCCCTGTCCACCTTCTCCAACACCAGCTCCTTCTTCTGGACCATGGCCATTgccctctacctctacctcacCATCGTGAGGGGCTCGCCCACGGGGGCCGGCTTGCTCTGCTGCTTCCACGCGGTGAG CTGGGGCGTCCCCCTTTGCATTACGGTTGCGGCTGTTGCTCTGAAGAAGATTGGCTACGATGCCTCCAATGTTTCTGTGGGCTGGTGCTGGGTCAACTTCGATGCAGAGGATCGGGTCTTGTGGATGCTGCTAACGGGGAAAGTTTGGGAGATCCTGGCCTATGTGACTTTGCCAGTGCTCTACATCCTCATCAAGAAGCACATTAACAGAGCG CATGCGGCGCTCTCAGAGTATCGCCCCATTCTCTCAAGAACACCGCTTCAGCCCCGGACTTCCATAGCAGACAAAAAGCTGATTCTCATCCCTGTCATCTTCATCATCCTCCGCATCTGGAGCACCGTGCGATTCATTCTGACACTCTGCAACTCCCCTGCAGTGCAAAACTCAGTCCTGGTTGTCCTGCAT GGGATCGGGAACACGTTCCAAGGAGGTGCCAACTGCATTATGTTCGTCCTCTGTACGCGCGTGGTCCGGGCTCGCctgctctcctctctgtgctgtTGCCACTATGATGACTCGGGTTGGCCTTCAACAAGGTCGAGCAGCACCCGACAGCGCCCAGATCCTGCTGGGAGCGAGGATGTGCCAGACCCTGAGCGGACGAAACCTCTGCTTTCCAGCACCTGA